Genomic DNA from Candidatus Zixiibacteriota bacterium:
GATGAAGCTGGGAGTCTTGACCGGCGGTGGCGACTGCCCCGGTCTCAACGCCGTTATAAGGGCGGTAGTCAAAACTGCCATAAACGACTACCAAATGGAAGTGGTCGGTTTTCTTGACGGGTATGAGGGCTTGATTGAAAACAGGTACAGAAAGCTGACCTCCAACGATGTCTCCGGTATTTTGACTCTCGGCGGTACCATA
This window encodes:
- a CDS encoding 6-phosphofructokinase; translated protein: MSEKMKLGVLTGGGDCPGLNAVIRAVVKTAINDYQMEVVGFLDGYEGLIENRYRKLTSNDVSGILTLGGTI